Proteins co-encoded in one Arachis hypogaea cultivar Tifrunner chromosome 13, arahy.Tifrunner.gnm2.J5K5, whole genome shotgun sequence genomic window:
- the LOC112733802 gene encoding uncharacterized protein At5g65660 produces MEGQDLSPPQVDASRPSLGFPLGTALLLIIIFTLSGVFSCCYHWDKFRSFRQSQFPSSPTKSNLNEPKKQNREESLPVLMPGDQLPKFIAMPCPCQPPRTHKEHEDNTVIVRVEKPLQLPAIPLYL; encoded by the exons ATGGAAGGGCAAGATCTGTCGCCACCACAAGTGGACGCATCTCGACCGTCGCTGGGTTTCCCTCTAGGCACTGCCCTCCTTCTGATCATCATATTCACCCTCAGCGGCGTCTTCTCCTGCTGCTACCATTGGGATAAGTTCCGCTCCTTCcgtcaatcccaattcccttccTCTCCTACCAAATCCAACCTCAAC GAACCGAAGAAGCAAAACAGGGAAGAAAGCTTGCCGGTGTTGATGCCAGGGGACCAGCTTCCCAAGTTCATTGCGATGCCTTGCCCCTGCCAGCCGCCGCGGACTCACAAGGAGCACGAAGACAACACCGTCATTGTGAGGGTGGAGAAGCCACTGCAGCTGCCGGCCATCCCTTTATATTTGTGA